DNA sequence from the Anguilla anguilla isolate fAngAng1 chromosome 4, fAngAng1.pri, whole genome shotgun sequence genome:
CCAACACAGCCACCGTCCGTACATCTGGGGGTTTAGAGCATATGCCCAGTCTTCtatttttattgtggtttttCTTGAAATATGCTGGACGTGCACAACATATGTTCACAGGataatgacaaataataataataataataattacaatctACGCCTAATTGTCAATGACAGAATATCGGCTTCTGTTAAAGCACATGGTTTCAGAATGACTCGAGAGAATTTCACATTTAGAAACCTGGAGAcgtgggacggagtgtagcacagtgggtaaggaactagacttgtaaccgaaaggtcgcaggttcgattcccgttgtaggacactgccgttgtacccttgagcaaggtacttaacctgcattgcttcagtatatatccagctgtataaatggatacaatgtaaaatgctatgtaaaaagttgtgtaagtcgctctggataagagcgtctgctaaatgcctgtaatgtaatgtaatgtcatttctAGGAATGTTGCGTACTGCAGTTTtgcatttccccttttttctctgCGCGGTTGGCTCAAAGCTTCATCTTCCTCACGGTTGGCGGTAATGTGCGAATGGGAAACTGGTCTTGCAactgagaggttgcaggtttgattcccaggagGGGCACTTTGAGGCACATTACCTGAATTGCTCCAAACTGTGAAGGTCCAGCTGTCAGATATCTAAGCTCTTTAAGTCGGTCCGGATCAGCAAAATCTGCTAAATGTAACGTAAACATGGCGTCGTAGTTCATTATGTCATACGTTTGTTGCAGTTTTGACCAGACCATCAGGACGCCCTGACCGGTCACTGAAAACCACAGACAGCTGATCCTGTGGCACAGCCAATATCACGGGTGGTTAACTACTAAAAACCCAGCCTGCCATGTGACGTTCAGTAAGTCAGAAGATGTGACAGGAATGCAAAACCAGCCGAGCTGATTGTGGACGACGATGTGCAAAATATTGTGACAGAACGTGGTGGCGGTAGGGGGGCTGATGGACgtgttgcgggggggggggctgatggaCCTgttgcgggggtggggggctggggtgaCAGACGTGttgcggtggtggtggggtggggtgacaGACGTGTTGCAggtgtggtgggtgggtggggggggggccgtgtTGCGCCATTGACGCTTCCCTTCTAATGCGCTAAGGCACCGCGCTGTTTtaagtggggagagagaggtgctcAATAATTCCAAGAGCCCAAAGCTGGGGGTGGCCTACAAATTATTTGCAGTACGGTTCTTGCACCAGGGAGAGGCCCAGTGTATTATTTCTGTCAGGGAAGCCCAGAAATTTTAACCTTATATTACCCTGGCGATGTAATCGTGTTTGATTGAGCTGTAACTTTTACTGATCAGAATTACACTAAATAATAGACTCTCAGATGCAAAAGTATGGTGgaagcgctttttttttttttttttttttttgggaacaaATTTGCCAAATCTGCCCTGAAAGTTataataatgttctatttgggtgCTAAAAAGCACCTTTTACAAGCAGAAAAGTACAAATTAATCATGTATTACTGGCCACGGGTACAATGTTATGTACCTACTGgttaccaccccagtgacaagcattTGTACCTTTATAGTAAGGTTTTCACACCTTTTTTTCTCGGAGTGTACAGTGCACATGCGCTACTTCTATTCTTACAGATAAAGGTTTTTGGTGGGATAGGCTATTTGGCACTGATCTAATTTTGCCTGTAGCCTATTTGGGAGAAATGtagatcattttaaatatactgtattcaTTGGAGCATAAAAAAGAGTACACATGGGTATTTAGCTTTTGTTCTTTAGAACAATGAGTTGCTCACTTGGGGTTTGAACAAGTCAGTAACAACTGAGAAAAGAACattcttatgtattttttaaaactttctttgctcatatatttattaatactATTCGCTCACACGTCTCAAACAAGTTGCAACAGAATACATGTTAATGTGTCTGATCAAATGAGAAAAATCTCGATTCAAACCCAGTTATTTTCACTGGAGGAAATAACATCGTAAACGGAATGAACATTGAACCAGTAGGCTAACTAGGAAACCATGGTTGAGATGTCCTAACGTCATGAAGCCACTTCCTTGAACGACGTCATTTCCACGAAATGATTTTCAAATTTAGgcctattatttatttcattaaacaCATTGAAGCCATTCATCCGCTTTCATCATTACCCTCGCCTCACACCCTAATTGAGTACCAGTCACCCAGCAACTCTTTCCCCTCCGCTTCCTTTAGTCCTAAAATATTCTACCCTTTCTGGCATATAACAACGAATGTAACATTCAGTGACGCCTGTCAGTTATTTCCGGGCCTGCAGCCTGTTAGCAAATCCCCGTGTTGTTTGTGGCGGGTGTATGTAAGGTCGGTGTTTGGCCGGTGTGAAAGGGTCCGTGTCCAGCAAGTCGTGGGAAACGTTTCCGAGCCTGGACTACGTAAGCGAATCCTGGTGGTGTTGTTGTTTGCGGCTGGCACGGTTGCAAGTACGAAGTTTGAAAAGATCTGTGTGAAATAGCGCGAGGCTATAGCTGATTGCTATCTTTTTACGCCGCGGCCCCAGCGCCACCGGTGTCAGAGAACCCGACAGAGCGGACCCCTGCTTCGTGCGTCCCAGCCTGTTTATACGGCGTATGGTCCCAGCGCAGTGAGGCTATGTGTTTATTTAGCACCGGACAGCGGGGATGAGCCCTTTAGGTTTTTTGAAATCCCAGTTAATCGGGGCTGGGCCGGTACACGGGGGGGCTTTGCGACCTTATCTGATAGTCAGCGGTGTACTTTTCCCGCAAGTTAACGACCGCGTAAACATCCTGTTTAAAGGCAAAGGATCGGAGCGAGTGAACGAGTCGATAGGGAACGGGgcgagaaaaaaagaggaaatatgaCAAAAGAAGTACCGTTGCACTAGGGATCAGGAGATGGAAGGCTACGTTTTATAAGACCGAAATcaataagagtttttttttttctttacgaTTCCGCTCTGTTGCTGGAAACAAAAACTTGTGTGAAACCTGCTGACCATCTCCCTTCACTTACAGGCATAAACTTTATGATGGTACTTCATAGAAAGGATTGTTTTAACGATGGGCCTGTTCTGTCGATCAATGTCGAGGTGGCTGCGCCTTGGACTTCTGCAATCATTGAAGACAACGTGCTCGTTCATCTGCTCCCCATATAGCAATGTCGCCTCCTTGTGGGTCACTGTAAATATGGATTGACTTTCAAAGTATCGGTACCGCTAGAACTGCTTATCATTGAAAAATGCTGTCCAGTATTATTTCATATTcgcagtaaaataaataaacgccaGAGAAATGATGAGACACGAGGCGAGGAAATGTATCAGGGGAATGGACAGCGGAACACAAAATGTACCGCgagaggaggaaatgaacaCAGAGAGATTAAATTGAAAACGGGACTGGTCTGGTCTGAAGGTTATGAGAAGCTGAATGCTTCGGCTACACGTCATTTTCTTTACGAGGATTGAATGGAGGTTCATACCGAAGCTACCTTGAGATTGACTTTCATTCTGAAGCAAGATCAATCTCGGGACATGCTGCACGGTATAATGCCCGCTATTAAGTCAACTCTAGCAGCGTCAattaaactcttaacagataacatctGGTCCCACTCTGGGACGTGGAGACCAAATGATATCTGTTAAGAGGTGAGTTAACgcttttagagttgaattaacaccggacatCTTActgtgagctctcaatcacggttgatggttgatggcaccacagtgactgcctctcactctgccaagagcttgggggtagtcctggatgaccaactggacctcaaggagcacatcaaggcaacatcacggtcctgcagattccttctgtacaacatcagaaggattcaaccatacctgacgacgcactccacccagctgctcgtccaggctatggtgacctctcgccttgattactgcaactctctccttgcaaacctgccagcttgtgccatacagccactacagatgattcagaatgccgctgcccgactcatctacaaccttcccaaattctcccacctcactcctctgctgcgatcactccactggctaccggtcgccgccaggatccggttcaaaccCTGACCCTTGCATACaatgctgccaacaggacagcccccatctacttgcaggacatgacttgattctatgtgcctgctcgaccactccgctctgcggcagcagggcgccttgtaacccctcccacccgcccaaagggatcacagagcttctccaccctagctccccagtggtgtaACGAACTccccgaacctccccctcactacccatcttccgccgtggcctgaagactgatctcttcagactatacctagactaaccaccaccacgctgtatatttcactcttttaaacccccccccccccttttcatgacacttattacatgttgccccatcccagcgcttttttggtaatttgtatttgtcctagtactgtagcttattcttctgcctagttggctttgcagaggttaggtcagaatagtgttcactgtgtgaactgtgttcttggctagaaatagctatacaaaataagtattgtaccttactgaacctgtgtttagcagttgtctatgaccatgaaatgcactttttgtacgtcgctttggataaaagcgtctgccaaataaatgtaatgtaatgtactgtgtgtTACAGAGTTCtggtaatttgtttttcttgcaaTGCACGTTGCTCATATAGTAACCACAATCCCACAGACCCATGAGTTCCACTGTGCTGTCTGATCTCGTGTCCTTACATATaataccacccccaccccccacgacAAGCCGACCTTCTGCACTTGCGTTCATTTCCATGACGTATTGTACCTTGCGGTAAATGTCATCAATCATCTTTTAAAGGGGATTCCCCGAGTATTCATTTGCACTCAGTGGTGCTACTTCCGCCATTGATTCGGAAGAGCGCGCGTACCCGCGCGGACCGGCGTATGCTCTTCTGGGGTTTTACACTCCTTTTGACGAAGTGCTTGCACACTTGAATAACAATCCATGGATTTTGTTTACTCTTAATCTTCTTCTGTATATTTGTCAGAGCAGTTCAGaacgctttgcaaaaaaaaaaaaaaaaaaaaaaaattgacctACTTCATGCATTAATTGATTTACACACGGTttaacaatataaaatgaagAGAATAGGCCCCAATAAAAACCTTTTATTGGAATTCATTTGtcaattttatttctgatgATAAATCACTTCAAGAAAGAATTAGCTGGGAAGCAAGCTTATTGAGCTGGTTGATTGCTCGTGAGTTGCTCTCAGTGCTTAGAGCTTTCTACTTATCTAATTCCTGCATTACTGACAACGATTTCTTGTCTTGTGTTATGTTGAGATTTATCCATCAATATGAATCTTGTCTGATCTGAGGACTTGCATAAACTCACTGAAATATGCAGTTCTGCAGAAGCAACAAAACTCCACCATGACCGAGGACAGATATGCAAGAGGGTGAAGTCCAGCATTTCTTCATGAATCATTCAAACACATATTTAGTGGTCAGACAAGTTCGTAGGCTGTTGGAAGGGTCAGGGTAATGTGGTTGGAGAGAGGGGATCTTCCTCGTCCATGGAACACATGCCCTAgaaggaaatgaaagagaaaaatccTGCAATGATTATGGTCAGAAGCTGAAGCCAGTAAGAGGAATTTATTAGAATTATGATGTTATTGCAGCTCTGAAGGtgtaaaaatgatcatttttgtacattttaaaatgggcaGTATAGATCAGGGATCATAGaatcacggtcctcgagggtcCAAGAGCTGCTGGCTTtgcaccctccctttacctgggagtcaggtgtgaagacaatctggccaatcagtagaaTTCATTGTTCAGTCAATTACCTGGGAGGAAAGAAAATCTgggccggatttggattcaAGGGCCTGATTTGATGATCCCTGGTATAGACTcataaagtatatatatatatatatatcatgaagtaagtatatattatttttcatatcatAATTTCACATGACTCATAAGTTAGACTCAATTTTGTTGCGACTGGCAAGTCAAACACGACAGTCTCTACCGTCTTGGGGAGTGACCCTTCCTCGCGAGCTGCTGTTGGCTGCGGGCGCCGTTCCGGTGTTTGCCAGGGCGATTCGTAAACGCAGACCTGAAGGGCGGGATCGAGAGCCTCCGGGGCCACCACAACCATGGGCCGGGCTGTGGCGTACAGCAGCGTCTGCGTACAGAGAGCCAGAGGTGAGCCGAAATTTAGGTTCCAAAAATACGGAATGTGGGGAGCGTGAAGAATCTATGATCTAAGATTCGGCGCGTGCAATTGGATGGCAGTCAATACCACAGTCCTCTGTACTGATACTGTGAGCCAGTCATCTCATGAACACCCCCactgcgcccccctcccccacacacaaacttcAGACATAAACAGGCAGAAACATTTGTGTTAGGAATACGGAACTCAGCAAGAATTCTTAGGTCAATACAgtagcaccccccaccccccctccaacaACTCCAAACATAAAGAGACAGAAACTTCAGTGTTAGGAATATGGAACCCAGCAAGAATTTTCAGATCCTCATGGTAAcaccacctaccccccccccccagtcttaTCGCGGAgctgtgccccccaccccatcgAGACGCCgaggtgtgcccccccccaccccgactcATCGAGACGCCGAGGtgtgctctcccccccccccgtcaccacGGAGCTacggtgtgccccccccccccccccccccccccgactcatcGAGACGCCGAggtgtgctccccccccccccccccccccgtcaccacGGAGCTACggtgtgcccccctcccccccctcaccgtgGCGCCGCGCTCCCCTGCGTTCCGCGGCCTCAGGCTGCTCCTCTTGTCCTTGCAGCGCTTGTTCTGGAACCAGACGCGGATGACGCGCGGGCTGAGGCCGGTCAGCTGACCCAGGCGCAGTTTGACCCGCGCGTCCGGTCGGGGGGTGCGGGAGTAGCAGGACCGGAGCGCCCTCAGCTGGGCGTCGCTCAGCACGGTGCGCACCCTCACCCCTCCGgccctgctccgccccctgtCCCAGTGCGCCCCCCTCCCGCTGTCCCGGGACCCTGGTTAGGGTGGGGCGAGGGGTGAGGTCAGAACAGGCACATGCAGGACAAAGAGCTGCACGTATGACTATGCAGCAACTGCTTTTCTGTTTGACAAGTCAAGACTATTTTCACAGTTGAAATTAGCTTTTGCCAATATCCATCTCCATTTATCTTTGTGATGATATATCCTATAAAGTGatataatggtaataataatataaagaaGAAACACCTCGACGATTGTGGCACCTTTTTATCATAgacacctttttatttttagcatggAGCCGTCGTCAGAGCTCTAACGGCTAACTCTAACACGCTAGCCactaccaaaaataaaaaggtttctTTGAAGTGAcgtctctttttttaaaatatttaaatccgGCGTGCAGCCGTTTCCTGAATGTAGCATAGCGTGATCTGTTTTTCCTCAGTGATTAGATTTTTCGTGACAGAGCACGCAACCAGTAGGCATTGTGTGGAAACACGCTTGTTACCTATATTTAGCATTAAATAACAATCAAACATTCACccccacgcacatacacacgcacaggtacGGTGTGATGGTTTGATTCGACGCACCGTccatttttgcacacacacacacacacacacacacacacacaggtgaggttTTAATTACCACCCTTTGCTGATAACTACTGACACCGTGCTAGGTATCAGAgaatgggctccccctctatgtgttttttttcaccctaTTCAGAGTTTTTTGggtgaggaaaaaacaaacaaaatggagttgaattgaactgaatagaCTCACCTCCCTTCCATCTCACAGGTTTTTCCCCCGAGCGGATCTGGGGCTCTTGCATCTCGTGTTCTGCCTGGCAGCACAGGCCCTGGGACCCCACTGTGAAGCGATCCCCAGGCACGAGCAGTCGATTGCAGAGTGAGCAGCGCAGGCAGTTGGGGTGGTAGACGTGTCCCCCGGCCTTCAGAACCAGatcagaggggaggagggcCTCCCTGCAGCCTTCACACTTCACTGCAAACATCCTGTCTCGCATACATGAGGCAACGATAAGCGAAACAGCTCCTTGAAAATGTCATCTGGCAGTATGCTAACAGGTTACTACAAGTGAAGTTTTAATATGTAAAGAACTTTAGATATAAGGTTGAAGCCATTAGattaaattaacaaattaaccAACTCtgaaaatgacttttaaaaatcgACAGTTTTAccacatgcattcatacagaaaGCACTGCAGACAAAGtgtactcacatgcacacacatgcacactcacacacacactctccagtGCCCTCATCCACAAGCCAGTGATTTTTTCCCACAGTAGTGGGCATTGGTGTGTTAAATGCACCTGACACTGAGGGGCCTTAACTGAACATACCCTACACTGAGGGACCctaactgaaacacacactacaccgAGGGGCCCTAACTGAAACACACCCTATCCTGAGGGCTCCTAACTGAAACACGTCCTAATCTGAGGGGCCctaactgaaacacacactactTTGAGGGGCCCTAACTGAACACACCCTATCCTGAGGGCTCCTAACTGAAACACGTCCTAATCTGAGGGGCCctaactgaaacacacactactTTGAGGGGCCCTAACTGAACACACCCTATCCTGAGGGCTCCTAACTGAAACACGTCCTAATCTGAGGGGCCctaactgaaacacacactactTTGAGGGGCCCTAACTGAACACACCCTATCCTGAGGGCTCCTAACTGAAACACGTCCTAATCTGAGGGGCCctaactgaaacacacactacactgaggGGCCCTAACTGAACACACAGTACACTGAAGGGCCCTAACTTAAACACACCCTACTCTGAGGGACCCTAACTGAACACACAGTACTCTTAGGGGCCCTAACTGAAACACGTCCTACACTGAGGGGCCCTAACTGAAACACATCCTACACTGAGGGGCCCTAACTGAACATACCCTACTCTTAGGGGCCCTAACTGAAACACATCCTACACTGAGGGGCCCTAACTGAACATACCCTACTTTTAGGGGCCTTAACTGAACACACCCTACTCTTAAGGGCTctaactgaaacacacactactCTGAGGGACCCTAACTGAACACATAGTACTCTGAGGGGCCCTAACTGAAACACATCCTACACTGAGGGGCCCTAACTGAACATACCCTACTCTTAGGGGCTctaactgaaacacacactacactgaggGGCCCTAACTGAAACACAGCCTACCCTGGGGGCCCTTAATTAAATGCAGTGTTAAGTGACACTAATGCCGTTCAGAGCAGGCCCGGGTTGAGTACTTTATGTGAAATGCCCTAGGTGGCCTCTAGACACATGTAGAAGTCGTGCATATTTTTGAGGATTTTAATCTATTTTCACCAGTACTTAGACAGCTATATATTTACCATAATCTGAATGAGATTCatgtatgaaaaatgcatttgtcatTGTTAGTTTTCATTTGTCTTTGGTCCTATGTGTGAGAAGCATGAGTTCTCCGTGGTGACGTGTGGTCAGGGAAGGCATGGCTGGCACAAGGCATCTCTGCCTTCACCGGATCACCTGACTTCACTCATTTAACCCTTTTTGAAGTGAAggattttttggaatttttttcattttgaaaattctatgtcagtgttctagaactccactgttttcagttaccagtagtcattgttacatcagcattcgAATGTTCAGTTAAGCACACGGGTGACTGAATGGGTACCAGCAGACAAAAACCTCAAACGGACAAATGGACATACGCAGAACTTCTGGGTGTGCCCTACCCAGTTCCTTCCAAAAACCTATGTACTGTACCTCACCACACATTGCAGGCATTAATATGCtcaaaaacattaacaatacacagaaaatgtgttttaaaaatacattaaaaatggaaaaatcgttaattgtttttttttcttttatgcaggattttcacaagcagggccggcccgtggcataaacgctctatgcagTTGTTTAGGACCACAtccgctagggggggccacacgatccaatgtttatctaaggtaaataacgttattttcgtaatttacgttattcatcccctatcgcggaactagcggtataatttttaaatggaatggcaatAGAACATTtcatgtaatgtaagaaggattttaccaagcgaccccccgccccaccccccctcgaacagatttgtttagggccaccaaaatcctagggccggccctgttCACCAGGACGGTGGTGCCCGATTTGGTGGTGACCCTGACCACAGATCCCCCGGCAATCCTGCTGTCTGTTTCCCGTCTCAAACCCCTCCCTTACCTGGTGTAATCCCCCCTGCAGAGGGTCCTCCCCTCTCTCAAGAAGCAGCTGacgctgccctctagtggacagtGGCACTCGGCGCAGCGCAGGCACCCGGCGTGCCACTGCTGGTCGGACCCCACGCGCAGCACCACCGGGTCCCTGATGGTCCCCCCGCAGCCGGCGCACACCCACAGCGCCCCCGCTGGACGGTCTCGGCCACTGCAGCCTAGGCGGGTGTGTACAAACACGTTGTGCGTGTCAAATCACGCTTTACGGTGCTTGTCAATACCCCAGAACCCTCCGTCTGTTCTCTCCCGCGTTGTTCTGTGCACCGTGACGGTGATAGCGCTACCGTTTCATGCAACTTTAACGCGCTCTCGTGTGTGTTCTTCCAGTGTGCCTGTGGATGGTGCATGGACCTTGACTTGGCTGAATAAAACATCGCAATGCTGGTCAAAGTTATTTCCCGCtcaaaaatggaaaagtaaCACATCGATAACCCTCAAccccaaaatggaaaaaaaaaaaaaaaacatatttcacgATGTGGTGCATCTTATTTGCTTTTCTTATGCTGTTGAACTCCcaagattttttatttgttcaaagGCGCCTTGACAAAAACTCAAGTTTagcttataaaataaacagtactGCTATTTCTCATATTCTGAGCTCTTATTGCCTTAAAATAGGACAGAAAAATATTATGATTacataaaaatcacagaatgaAATATTGTTTCACATAAGGTGTTCACTATGCAGCGACAGACTCAGCTCTGATTAGATTAACTTATTGCTGAAGTCTGCTAACTGAcgctaaaacaacaaatgatgCAATGGCAAGAAGATCAACAAGACAAGacatctttacattacattacaggcatttagcagacgctcttatccagagtgacttacacaacttttacatagcatttttgcattgtatccatttatacagctggatatatactgaagcaatttcggttaagtaccttgctcaagggtacaacggcagtgtcctacctgggaatcgaacctgcgacctttcggttacaagccgagttccttacccactgtgctacactccgtcctttatcttaaataaaacagttttgcaGTGCAGGTAGGTGAGGTGAGGTTCGAATCGATTAAAAGCTGTCCGCTCACGTTTGTCCGAATCGCCGGGGTCCTCCATGGCTTCTCTGTAGGGGGTCTGGAAGCGAACGACCATCAGCGATGTCAAAACTGACCGggcttcaaaaaaaataaagtcttcTGCTGCTACTGGGACGAACTTCGCTCCTTTCCTCCTGATTTTTAATTTGAACAGGATAGTGCAGCGGGATGGGATTGTCCAGCAGACATGGCAGTCACTGGCAGAGCATCCAGACTGAGTATAAAGGCCATAGACAAGAGTCACTTTTATATActcatatccccccccccccccgtcgtgtatgcacacacacacacacacgcacacacgcgcgcacacacacacctgccaaaTACAGACGCTCACCCCAATCTATTAAATTAACCCGACAGCAAACACCACTCCTCCTCATTAGGGAAATACTGCAAGGCGCTCCGCCTCCTTtgtaatcaaaatgaaaactaaTTTGTAcgaggataaaaaaaataaataaataaataaacgacaGACAACAGGGATGGAGGGGCTGGggcggagagagggaagaaggaaGGCGAGAACGCCAATGTCAGCCTCTCCAGAACTTTACCTAACGCTGACAGAATCTCTCAACATATCCTCCCTGacctgaactaaaaaaaaaaaaaaagaattattttatatatttacattttttttttttgttgacatgaTACTGtcgtcttggatgacaaaaacatgttgcagtgaaatatattttcagaaatgttttattttaatgtcccTCGTTGTGCAGGCTTCAACATACCCTACAGGGGACAACAAAAAATAGCCTTATTTTAGGAAGTTATACTTCACTCAAGAGTATATTTCCTATATACTCTTTcctatttttttcatatattatgaaaaaacagaatgcacacagct
Encoded proteins:
- the LOC118226213 gene encoding insulin gene enhancer protein isl-1-like, which produces MVVRFQTPYREAMEDPGDSDKHTRLGCSGRDRPAGALWVCAGCGGTIRDPVVLRVGSDQQWHAGCLRCAECHCPLEGSVSCFLREGRTLCRGDYTRMFAVKCEGCREALLPSDLVLKAGGHVYHPNCLRCSLCNRLLVPGDRFTVGSQGLCCQAEHEMQEPQIRSGEKPVRWKGGSRDSGRGAHWDRGRSRAGGVRVRTVLSDAQLRALRSCYSRTPRPDARVKLRLGQLTGLSPRVIRVWFQNKRCKDKRSSLRPRNAGERGATTLLYATARPMVVVAPEALDPALQVCVYESPWQTPERRPQPTAAREEGSLPKTGMCSMDEEDPLSPTTLP